The following coding sequences are from one Enterococcus sp. 4G2_DIV0659 window:
- a CDS encoding PASTA domain-containing protein — translation MSDFLSNFSGDNYNKTRQKKNELKEQTNQKTKDLKNKSEKNAVEQKQSTENQKTNISNGIFGPKNNPKSVSENEKIASEKVPADIETDNPEELIYTKKRTKKKKYEPKQELPKLNQPNETATDVQQKNPDEFIETDPTYKKKQRRKFVLIGLGTLASVLLLYFGYFQMTHVKVPDFEGKELSEVREWTTENGVKLQVDQKYDFKRTANLIIHQSVKNQKIKKGKELVVDASMGPDPQEIVALPEFKSMKLNDAKKWVTEHKADNLAIIEEYSDTVAASDFIKFEMTNKDVKIESYKRKDKAKVYFSKGKEVFQKDISMPDFAGKSKEEATEWAKKNEISLKVEESDSDKVENGKVISQSVGKDTKVAKKDSMSITVSTGKAIVVPDFSQFTSEEAESKANGLQLQVKQVFNDTVPYGHFISQSVEVGKKYTEKDEKPVIQVVYSSGKPYIKDLRDNTLEGDLQKIFYDEYQSKGANITYQVYYVDSTVTKGTVVKMSKYNEFVPVDSVVQIGISKGNLKPEDNKNTEKAE, via the coding sequence CGTCAGAAAAAGAATGAATTAAAAGAACAAACCAACCAGAAAACCAAAGATCTGAAAAACAAATCAGAAAAAAATGCGGTAGAACAAAAACAATCAACGGAAAATCAAAAAACAAACATCAGTAATGGGATATTTGGACCAAAGAACAATCCAAAATCTGTTAGCGAAAATGAGAAGATCGCGTCAGAAAAAGTTCCTGCTGATATTGAAACAGACAATCCAGAAGAATTGATTTACACAAAGAAACGAACAAAAAAGAAAAAATATGAGCCAAAACAAGAGCTGCCAAAACTTAACCAGCCAAATGAGACAGCGACGGATGTACAGCAAAAAAATCCCGATGAATTTATTGAGACTGATCCAACGTATAAAAAGAAACAACGAAGGAAATTTGTATTGATTGGTTTAGGAACTCTAGCATCAGTGCTATTACTTTATTTTGGTTATTTTCAAATGACTCATGTAAAAGTACCTGATTTTGAAGGAAAAGAATTGTCTGAAGTGCGTGAATGGACAACTGAAAATGGTGTGAAACTACAAGTTGACCAAAAATATGACTTTAAGAGAACGGCTAATTTGATTATTCACCAATCAGTAAAAAATCAAAAAATCAAAAAAGGAAAAGAATTAGTTGTTGATGCGAGCATGGGGCCTGATCCACAAGAGATCGTTGCTTTGCCAGAATTTAAAAGCATGAAACTAAACGATGCAAAAAAATGGGTGACGGAACACAAAGCTGACAATTTAGCGATTATTGAAGAATACAGTGATACCGTAGCAGCAAGTGATTTCATTAAATTTGAAATGACAAACAAAGACGTCAAAATTGAAAGTTACAAACGCAAAGACAAAGCAAAAGTCTATTTTTCTAAAGGAAAAGAAGTTTTCCAAAAAGATATATCTATGCCTGACTTTGCAGGGAAATCAAAAGAAGAAGCCACAGAATGGGCTAAGAAAAATGAAATTTCATTAAAAGTAGAGGAGTCTGATTCAGATAAAGTTGAAAATGGCAAAGTGATTTCTCAAAGTGTGGGCAAAGATACAAAAGTAGCTAAAAAAGACTCTATGAGTATTACTGTTTCAACAGGAAAAGCAATTGTGGTGCCAGATTTTTCTCAATTTACTTCAGAAGAAGCTGAATCAAAAGCAAATGGTCTGCAACTTCAGGTGAAACAAGTATTCAATGACACAGTTCCTTATGGACATTTTATCAGTCAATCTGTTGAAGTTGGGAAAAAATATACAGAAAAAGATGAGAAACCAGTGATTCAGGTTGTTTATTCATCTGGCAAGCCTTATATTAAGGACTTACGTGACAATACTCTAGAAGGTGACCTTCAAAAAATCTTTTATGATGAATACCAATCTAAAGGAGCAAACATTACCTATCAAGTGTACTATGTTGATTCAACAGTCACTAAAGGAACCGTTGTTAAGATGAGTAAATACAATGAATTTGTTCCAGTTGATTCTGTTGTTCAAATTGGCATTAGCAAAGGGAACTTAAAACCAGAAGATAATAAAAATACTGAAAAAGCAGAGTAA
- a CDS encoding isoprenyl transferase, with protein MLRFFPQKNKYIQQESAFTFDSEGAIPKHVAVIMDGNGRWAQNRRLPRIAGHKEGMNTVKKVTKHANKLGIKVLTLYAFSTENWKRPSDEVSFLMQLPVDFFDTFVPELIKENVKVHVMGYKEFLPAHTQDAVERAMEQTKNNTGMILNFALNYGSRAEIITAVKEIAEKTIDKQFTPEEITEETIANHLMTGFLPEDLRDPELLIRTSGEERISNFLLWQIAYSELFFTDALWPDFNDQLLESALASFQNRNRRFGGLKETEEEDK; from the coding sequence ATGTTACGTTTTTTTCCACAGAAGAATAAATATATACAACAAGAGAGTGCCTTTACTTTTGATTCTGAAGGTGCAATTCCTAAACATGTTGCAGTTATTATGGATGGCAATGGACGATGGGCACAAAACCGTCGTTTACCAAGAATAGCTGGTCATAAAGAAGGAATGAATACTGTAAAAAAAGTCACGAAACATGCAAATAAACTAGGAATTAAAGTTCTAACATTGTATGCATTTTCTACTGAAAATTGGAAACGACCTTCTGATGAAGTAAGCTTTTTAATGCAATTGCCCGTTGATTTTTTTGATACGTTTGTTCCGGAATTGATCAAAGAAAACGTAAAAGTGCATGTTATGGGCTATAAAGAATTTTTACCAGCGCACACACAAGATGCAGTAGAACGTGCGATGGAACAAACAAAAAACAATACTGGAATGATTTTAAATTTTGCTTTAAACTATGGATCAAGAGCAGAGATTATTACAGCTGTAAAAGAAATTGCCGAAAAAACAATAGATAAACAGTTTACACCAGAAGAGATTACAGAAGAAACAATTGCTAATCATTTGATGACTGGTTTTTTACCAGAGGATTTAAGAGATCCTGAATTATTGATTCGTACGAGTGGGGAAGAGCGAATCAGCAATTTCTTACTTTGGCAAATTGCTTATAGTGAGTTATTTTTCACAGATGCTTTGTGGCCTGATTTTAACGATCAATTGTTGGAAAGTGCACTGGCATCGTTTCAAAATAGAAATCGTCGTTTTGGCGGTTTGAAAGAAACAGAGGAGGAAGACAAATGA
- a CDS encoding phosphatidate cytidylyltransferase: MRQRVITAAVALVVFIPIIWYGGFVIELAAALLAVVGVYELFRMKGLEIASFEGVLSALGAVFLVLPKDRWFFFLPEKADNFILFYLTVMILLGGLVASKNMYTISQAGFPVITSLYVGVGFQNFVSARHTGFVVLLYALLVVWSTDIGAYFIGKRFGKRKLWPEVSPNKTIEGSLGGILSAVVVSLIFLLLTPNKELFIYNLPIMLLITVVFSIVGQFGDLVESSIKRHYEVKDSGNILPGHGGILDRFDSLLFVFPIMHLFGLF, encoded by the coding sequence ATGAGACAGCGCGTTATTACAGCGGCCGTAGCATTAGTTGTTTTTATACCGATTATTTGGTACGGTGGTTTTGTAATTGAGTTAGCGGCAGCTTTGCTTGCGGTGGTTGGCGTTTATGAACTATTTAGAATGAAAGGGTTAGAAATTGCTAGTTTTGAAGGCGTTCTTTCTGCGTTAGGAGCAGTATTTTTAGTTTTACCAAAAGATCGGTGGTTTTTCTTTTTACCAGAAAAAGCGGATAATTTTATTTTATTTTATCTAACCGTTATGATTTTGTTAGGCGGTTTAGTTGCTTCAAAAAATATGTACACGATCTCTCAAGCTGGCTTTCCAGTGATTACTAGTTTATATGTTGGTGTAGGCTTTCAAAACTTTGTAAGTGCTAGGCACACTGGATTTGTGGTTTTACTGTATGCTTTGCTTGTTGTGTGGTCTACAGACATCGGTGCTTACTTTATTGGCAAACGCTTTGGCAAACGAAAACTTTGGCCAGAAGTGTCACCAAACAAAACGATTGAAGGATCTTTAGGCGGCATTCTTTCTGCGGTTGTAGTGTCATTAATATTTTTATTACTTACGCCAAATAAAGAATTATTCATTTATAATTTACCAATCATGTTACTAATAACTGTAGTATTTTCAATTGTGGGACAATTTGGTGATTTAGTTGAATCATCCATCAAACGTCATTATGAAGTGAAAGATTCTGGAAATATATTGCCAGGTCATGGCGGCATTTTAGATCGTTTTGACAGCTTACTTTTTGTTTTTCCAATCATGCATTTATTCGGATTATTTTAA
- a CDS encoding 1-deoxy-D-xylulose-5-phosphate reductoisomerase, protein MKKIALLGATGSIGTNTVDVALAYPELFQIISLTFHMNSEKGAALIEQLKPKYVGVGSEAIKEELSQRFPEVMFGVGQEGLVEAATFESVDVVLTAVSGSVGLKPTMAAIEAGKDIALANKETLVMAGKWVMEAAKKKNVSILPVDSEHSAIFQCLEGQKSGNLKELVITASGGSFRELSREELKSVTLEQALKHPNWSMGKKITIDSSTMMNKGLEVIEAHWLFGVDYDKIKVVLHKESIVHSMIVLKDGAYLAQLGPSDMREPIQYALTYPERRPIKNEKPFDLTQISQLNFDVMDFKRFPMLALAFDVGQKGGAYPTVYNAANEIAAAAFIDGKISYLQIEYFVEKAVQNYSETNEVTLEEVIAIDKQTRTIVERWIKEEGRL, encoded by the coding sequence ATGAAAAAAATTGCATTATTAGGCGCTACAGGTTCGATTGGCACTAACACAGTCGATGTTGCCTTAGCTTATCCAGAGTTGTTTCAAATCATTTCACTTACTTTTCATATGAACAGTGAAAAAGGAGCAGCCTTGATTGAACAATTAAAACCTAAATATGTAGGTGTAGGTTCAGAGGCAATCAAAGAAGAATTGTCTCAACGATTTCCAGAAGTTATGTTTGGTGTTGGACAAGAAGGGTTGGTTGAGGCAGCAACGTTTGAAAGTGTCGATGTTGTACTAACAGCCGTATCAGGAAGTGTAGGACTGAAACCAACTATGGCAGCAATTGAAGCAGGTAAGGATATTGCTTTAGCCAATAAGGAAACATTGGTTATGGCAGGAAAATGGGTCATGGAAGCGGCAAAGAAAAAGAATGTCAGTATTTTACCCGTAGACAGTGAGCACTCCGCTATTTTCCAATGTTTAGAAGGGCAAAAATCAGGGAATTTAAAAGAATTAGTCATAACAGCCTCTGGTGGAAGTTTTCGAGAGTTGAGTCGTGAAGAATTAAAATCAGTTACGTTGGAACAAGCATTGAAACATCCAAATTGGTCAATGGGAAAAAAAATTACAATAGATTCTTCAACAATGATGAATAAAGGGTTAGAAGTTATTGAAGCCCATTGGTTATTTGGCGTAGATTATGATAAAATAAAAGTTGTTTTACATAAAGAAAGTATTGTACACTCAATGATTGTCTTAAAAGATGGAGCTTACTTGGCTCAGCTTGGACCTAGTGATATGCGTGAGCCAATACAATATGCATTGACTTATCCTGAGAGACGACCAATTAAAAATGAAAAACCGTTTGATTTAACACAAATCAGTCAATTGAATTTTGACGTGATGGACTTTAAACGTTTTCCGATGTTGGCCTTAGCATTTGATGTAGGTCAAAAAGGTGGGGCATATCCTACTGTTTATAATGCGGCGAATGAAATTGCAGCAGCAGCCTTTATTGATGGGAAAATTTCCTATCTGCAAATTGAGTACTTTGTAGAAAAAGCAGTACAGAACTATAGTGAAACTAACGAAGTCACTTTAGAAGAAGTGATCGCAATCGATAAACAAACTAGAACTATCGTAGAAAGATGGATTAAGGAAGAAGGTCGTTTATGA